From the Diceros bicornis minor isolate mBicDic1 chromosome 19, mDicBic1.mat.cur, whole genome shotgun sequence genome, one window contains:
- the LOC131418315 gene encoding protein FAM209-like has translation MYPVSRCESKQTHHERLPPTSLLTMWMLKWFLFLPLCLSCGYAFMFSSLRDKVREPQGKVPCGGHFRIRQNLPEHAQGWLGSKWLWLFFVIVMYMILKLRGDSEKSKEQNPPGLRGCPFRSPLKKNQNAPPYKDYAFNTLTQLEMDLVKFMSKVRNLKIVMATSSNLKIQNSEALADPQNHVTIYEVWGEGESE, from the exons ATGTACCCAGTCTCCAGGTGCGAGAGCAAACAAACCCACCATGAGCGACTCCCTCCCACATCTCTGCTCACTATGTGGATGCTGAAATGGTTCCTGTTCTTGCCTCTGTGCCTCTCCTGCGGCTAtgcctttatgttttcttctttgagagATAAAGTCAGAGAACCCCAGGGGAAGGTGCCTTGCGGAGGGCACTTCCGGATAAGGCAGAATCTGCCAGAGCATGCCCAAGGCTGGCTTGGGAGCAAATGGCTCTggcttttttttgttattgtgatGTATATGATCCTGAAGCTTCGAGGAGACAGCGAGAAGAGTAAG GAGCAGAATCCTCCTGGCCTTCGAGGCTGTCCATTTCGCTCTCcactaaagaaaaatcaaaatgctCCCCCCTACAAAGACTATGCGTTCAATACCTTAACCCAGCTCGAGATGGACCTTGTGAAATTTATGTCCAAGGTGCGGAATCTGAAAATCGTCATGGCAACGAGCAGTAACCTCAAGATTCAGAACTCAGAGGCGCTTGCAGACCCACAGAATCATGTTACAATATATGAAGTATGGGGCGAAGGAGAGTCCGAATGA